The following proteins are co-located in the Thermus tengchongensis genome:
- the hisS gene encoding histidine--tRNA ligase: MAVRGTKDLFGKELRLHQHIVATARRVLEAAGALELITPVFEETQVFEKGVGISTDIVRKEMFTFQDRGGRSLTLRPEGTAAMVRAYLEHGMKVWPQPVRLWMAGPMFRAERPQKGRYRQFHQVNYEALGSESPILDAEAVALLHDCLRELGLRRLTVKLSSVGDPEDRARYNAYLREVLSPHREALSQDSQERLELNPMRILDSKSEQDQALLKELRIRPMLDFLGEEARAHLKAVERHLERLAVPYELDPTLVRGLDYYVRTAFEVHHAEIGAQSALGGGGRYDGLSELLGGPRVPGVGFAFGVERVALALEAEGFGLPEEKGPDVYLIPLTEEAVAETFYLAEVLRPRIRAEYALSPKKPGKGVEEALKRNAAFAGFLGEDELKTGEVTLKRLSTGEQVRLPQGEALGFLLSALA; this comes from the coding sequence ATGGCCGTGCGCGGCACCAAGGATCTCTTCGGCAAAGAGCTGAGGCTCCACCAGCACATCGTGGCCACCGCCCGCCGGGTGCTGGAGGCGGCGGGGGCCCTGGAACTCATCACCCCGGTGTTTGAGGAAACCCAGGTCTTCGAGAAGGGGGTGGGGATCTCCACTGACATCGTCAGGAAGGAGATGTTCACCTTTCAGGACCGGGGTGGGCGTTCCCTCACCCTGCGCCCCGAGGGCACCGCCGCCATGGTGCGGGCCTATCTGGAACACGGGATGAAGGTCTGGCCCCAGCCCGTGAGGCTCTGGATGGCCGGTCCCATGTTCCGGGCGGAGCGCCCCCAAAAGGGGCGCTACCGCCAGTTCCACCAGGTGAACTACGAGGCCCTGGGCTCGGAAAGCCCCATCCTGGACGCGGAAGCCGTGGCCTTGCTCCACGACTGCCTGCGGGAGCTCGGCCTGAGGCGCCTCACCGTCAAGCTCTCCTCCGTGGGGGACCCCGAGGACCGGGCCCGCTACAACGCCTATCTACGGGAGGTCCTCTCCCCCCACCGGGAGGCCCTTTCCCAGGATTCCCAGGAGCGCCTGGAGCTCAACCCCATGCGCATCCTGGACTCCAAGAGCGAGCAAGACCAGGCCCTCCTCAAGGAGCTCCGCATCCGGCCCATGCTGGACTTCCTGGGGGAGGAAGCCCGGGCCCACCTCAAGGCGGTGGAGCGCCATCTGGAAAGGCTCGCCGTGCCCTATGAGCTGGACCCAACCCTGGTGCGGGGCCTGGACTACTACGTGCGCACCGCCTTCGAGGTGCACCATGCGGAGATCGGGGCGCAGAGCGCCTTGGGGGGCGGGGGAAGGTACGACGGGCTTTCTGAGCTCCTGGGGGGGCCGAGGGTGCCCGGGGTGGGGTTCGCCTTCGGGGTGGAGCGGGTGGCCCTGGCCCTGGAGGCGGAGGGATTCGGCCTTCCCGAGGAGAAAGGACCCGACGTCTACCTGATCCCCCTCACGGAGGAAGCGGTGGCCGAAACCTTCTATCTGGCCGAGGTCTTAAGGCCCCGCATCCGGGCGGAGTACGCCCTCAGCCCCAAGAAGCCCGGCAAGGGGGTGGAGGAAGCCCTGAAGCGGAACGCGGCCTTCGCGGGCTTCCTGGGGGAGGATGAGCTAAAGACCGGTGAGGTCACCTTGAAGCGGCTCTCCACAGGGGAACAGGTACGCCTTCCCCAAGGGGAGGCCCTGGGCTTCCTCCTTTCCGCCCTGGCGTGA
- a CDS encoding ABC transporter ATP-binding protein — translation MEVHYRIRRPVALEARFHIQGFTVLLGESGVGKTTLLKALAGLVPAEGRPYGGLPPERRPVGYLPQDLALFPHMTAWENVAFPLAGGNRKARALAFLERVGLEEHAHKRPSQLSGGQKQRVALARALARNPEILLLDEPTSALDPLTKDQVLGELVDLIRREGIPTLAVSHDPTLARMADWLVVMGPGRILQEGPPEEVYSAPKQLLVARLLGYENLLPARVAPGGVEIQGVHLRLPLPPWAQPGEMAWVGIRAEEVIVVRQDRPPPPENILEGVLVSLHPEGLAYRGVFQGSIRLQILLPRHVQARLNLRPGQRLQVVLKPHYLHLMPGEAD, via the coding sequence ATGGAAGTCCACTACCGGATAAGGCGGCCGGTGGCCCTCGAGGCCCGCTTCCACATCCAGGGGTTCACCGTGCTCCTAGGGGAAAGCGGCGTGGGCAAGACCACGCTTCTCAAGGCCCTGGCGGGCCTGGTGCCCGCCGAGGGCAGGCCCTATGGAGGCCTTCCCCCCGAAAGACGGCCCGTGGGCTACCTGCCTCAGGACCTGGCCCTCTTCCCCCACATGACCGCTTGGGAAAACGTAGCCTTTCCCCTGGCGGGAGGAAACCGCAAGGCTAGGGCCCTGGCCTTCTTGGAACGGGTTGGCCTTGAGGAGCACGCCCACAAGCGCCCGAGCCAGCTTTCCGGCGGCCAGAAGCAGCGGGTAGCCCTCGCCCGGGCTTTGGCCAGGAACCCGGAGATTCTCCTTCTGGACGAACCCACCAGCGCCCTGGACCCCCTTACCAAGGACCAGGTTCTGGGGGAACTGGTGGACCTCATCCGCCGGGAAGGCATCCCCACCCTGGCGGTGAGCCACGACCCCACCCTGGCCCGGATGGCGGACTGGCTTGTGGTGATGGGTCCGGGAAGGATCCTGCAGGAGGGCCCACCCGAGGAGGTGTACTCCGCACCCAAGCAGCTCCTAGTGGCCAGGCTCCTGGGGTACGAAAACCTCCTCCCCGCCCGCGTTGCCCCTGGGGGGGTGGAGATCCAGGGGGTCCACCTCCGCCTTCCCTTACCCCCTTGGGCCCAGCCCGGGGAGATGGCCTGGGTGGGCATCCGGGCGGAGGAGGTGATCGTGGTGCGCCAGGACCGGCCTCCTCCCCCGGAAAACATCCTAGAGGGCGTGCTGGTAAGCCTTCACCCGGAAGGCCTCGCCTACCGGGGCGTGTTCCAGGGATCCATCCGATTGCAGATCCTGCTTCCCAGGCACGTCCAGGCCCGGCTGAACCTGCGCCCCGGGCAGAGGCTTCAGGTGGTCCTTAAACCCCATTACCTGCACCTGATGCCGGGCGAGGCGGACTAG
- the modB gene encoding molybdate ABC transporter permease subunit produces the protein MEPPFWTALTLSLEVALTASFVLLLTGVPLAWWLAFRSFPGKALLEAIFLLPLVLPPTVLGFYILLFLGPEGPWRKLTGLSWAFSFEGLVFASVLFSLPFALTAYREAFLALDRNLLEVARTLGVPRGKIWLKVVLPLTWPGLLSGTLLAFAHTLGEFGVVLMVGGSIPGKTQMVSIYLYDLVQALRFREAAEASAVLLLLSLGVLVAVRLLEARGRAWKSTTG, from the coding sequence CTGGAACCTCCCTTTTGGACCGCCCTCACCCTTTCCCTAGAGGTGGCCCTGACGGCTTCCTTCGTCCTCCTTCTGACCGGGGTGCCCCTGGCCTGGTGGCTGGCCTTCCGCTCATTTCCAGGGAAAGCCCTTCTGGAAGCCATCTTCCTCCTCCCTCTGGTCCTGCCCCCCACGGTCTTGGGGTTCTACATCCTCCTCTTCCTAGGGCCCGAAGGGCCTTGGCGGAAGCTCACCGGCCTCTCTTGGGCCTTTAGCTTTGAGGGGCTGGTCTTTGCCAGCGTCCTCTTCAGCCTCCCCTTCGCCCTCACCGCCTACCGGGAAGCCTTCCTGGCCCTGGACCGGAACCTCCTGGAGGTGGCGAGGACCCTGGGGGTACCCAGGGGCAAGATCTGGCTGAAGGTGGTCCTGCCCCTCACCTGGCCCGGCCTCCTCTCCGGCACCCTCCTGGCCTTCGCCCACACCCTGGGGGAGTTCGGGGTGGTGCTCATGGTGGGGGGTTCCATTCCCGGGAAGACGCAGATGGTGAGCATCTACCTCTACGACTTGGTCCAGGCCCTCCGCTTTCGGGAGGCCGCCGAGGCTTCGGCGGTCCTCCTCCTTCTCAGCCTAGGGGTGCTGGTGGCGGTTCGCCTCTTGGAAGCAAGGGGACGTGCATGGAAGTCCACTACCGGATAA
- the modA gene encoding molybdate ABC transporter substrate-binding protein, which translates to MKPVLWSIWLLSLGVALGEAQVRVVAAADLQYALGEVAQMFEAKNPGIKVSLIFGSSGKLYTQLTQGLEADLYFSAESIYPKLLEEKGLTERGTRKPYAIGRMAIWLDRKLGLTPGPEALKDPRITRLAIANPVHAPYGRAAVTLLERYGLIKRRPDAPIPKLSKPFAQLAWAEIPWESLTQGVEAYWDTEPLRRGKPRFEFVYGENISQTAQLALTATQAGILALPLVVHESLSRPGVYWVAPLGSHLLLEQNYVVLKGRARPEVLAFHRFVGSPEGRAILKRYGFVLPGE; encoded by the coding sequence ATGAAACCCGTCCTTTGGAGCATCTGGCTCTTGAGTCTCGGCGTGGCCCTGGGAGAGGCCCAAGTGCGGGTGGTGGCCGCCGCCGACCTGCAGTACGCCCTCGGCGAGGTGGCCCAGATGTTTGAGGCCAAGAACCCGGGGATCAAGGTGTCCCTCATCTTCGGCTCCTCGGGCAAGCTTTACACCCAGCTCACCCAGGGCCTCGAGGCGGACCTCTACTTCTCCGCCGAGAGCATCTACCCCAAGCTCCTAGAGGAAAAGGGGCTTACCGAGCGGGGCACCCGCAAGCCCTACGCCATCGGGCGCATGGCCATCTGGCTGGACCGGAAGCTGGGGCTCACCCCCGGGCCGGAGGCCCTGAAGGACCCCCGCATCACCCGACTGGCCATCGCCAACCCCGTCCACGCCCCCTATGGCCGGGCCGCCGTCACCCTTTTGGAGCGCTACGGCCTCATCAAAAGGCGGCCCGACGCCCCCATTCCCAAGCTCAGCAAGCCCTTTGCTCAGCTCGCCTGGGCGGAAATCCCCTGGGAAAGCCTGACCCAGGGAGTAGAAGCCTACTGGGACACGGAGCCCCTCCGGCGGGGCAAACCCCGCTTTGAGTTCGTCTACGGGGAAAACATCTCCCAGACGGCCCAGCTGGCCCTGACCGCTACCCAGGCGGGCATCCTGGCCCTGCCCCTGGTCGTCCACGAAAGCCTCTCCCGCCCTGGGGTCTACTGGGTAGCCCCCTTGGGAAGCCACCTCCTCCTGGAGCAAAACTACGTGGTCCTCAAGGGCCGGGCCCGGCCCGAGGTCCTGGCCTTCCACCGCTTCGTGGGAAGCCCCGAGGGCCGGGCCATTCTCAAACGCTACGGCTTTGTGCTTCCGGGAGAGTAG
- the argF gene encoding ornithine carbamoyltransferase: MVGDALTRPKDLLDFSAYGRQEIEALLTLAERLKRERYRGEELKGKVLALLFEKPSLRTRTTLEVAMLHLGGHAVYLDQKQVGIGEREPVRDIAKNLERFVEGIAARVYRHGTVEELARYARIPVINALSDRAHPLQALADLLTLKEVFGGWEGLEVAWVGDGNNVLNSLLEVAPLVGLRMRVATPRGYEPDPGLLQKAGAFFTHDPKEAALGAHVLYTDVWTSMGQEAERERRLMDFNGFQVNGELLQLLRPQGIFLHCLPAHYGEETTEEAVYGPRSRVFDQAENRLHTAKAVLLRLLS; this comes from the coding sequence ATGGTGGGAGACGCCCTCACCCGGCCCAAGGATCTTTTGGACTTCTCGGCCTACGGTCGCCAGGAGATCGAGGCGCTTTTGACCTTGGCGGAGAGGCTAAAGAGGGAGCGCTACCGCGGGGAGGAACTTAAGGGAAAGGTCCTGGCCCTTCTCTTTGAGAAGCCCTCCTTGCGCACCCGCACCACCCTCGAGGTGGCCATGCTTCACCTGGGAGGGCATGCCGTTTACCTGGACCAGAAACAGGTGGGCATCGGCGAGCGGGAGCCCGTGAGGGACATAGCCAAGAACCTGGAGCGCTTCGTGGAGGGGATCGCCGCCCGGGTCTACCGGCACGGGACCGTGGAGGAACTCGCCCGCTACGCCCGCATCCCGGTGATCAATGCCCTTTCCGACCGGGCCCACCCCTTGCAAGCCCTGGCGGACCTCCTCACCCTGAAGGAGGTTTTCGGAGGTTGGGAGGGCCTCGAGGTGGCCTGGGTGGGGGATGGCAACAACGTGTTGAACTCCCTTCTTGAGGTGGCTCCCCTGGTGGGCCTTAGGATGCGGGTGGCCACGCCAAGGGGGTATGAGCCGGATCCTGGCCTTTTGCAGAAAGCTGGAGCTTTCTTTACCCATGATCCCAAGGAGGCTGCCTTGGGAGCCCATGTCCTTTACACCGACGTCTGGACCAGCATGGGCCAGGAAGCGGAGCGGGAAAGGCGGCTCATGGATTTCAATGGGTTCCAGGTCAACGGGGAGCTTTTGCAACTGCTACGGCCCCAGGGCATTTTTCTCCACTGCCTTCCGGCCCACTATGGTGAGGAAACCACCGAGGAGGCGGTGTACGGGCCTCGGAGCCGGGTCTTTGACCAGGCGGAAAACCGTCTCCACACCGCTAAGGCCGTCCTCCTGCGCTTGCTAAGCTAG